One window of Centropristis striata isolate RG_2023a ecotype Rhode Island chromosome 21, C.striata_1.0, whole genome shotgun sequence genomic DNA carries:
- the LOC131959589 gene encoding hyaluronan-binding protein 2-like: protein MCQKTRNVCENIRCGRGDCVVNLKKPPFYECKCNPPYQGPDCKTLSVCEPNPCQNGGSCTKANRRLRCHCPSGFLGKFCEIAPSDCYEGNGETYRGVASITVDGQECLNWHSNFILSQGDDPFTTYPDFTGLEYNNHCRNPDGDEMPWCYIKKNRRLEWEYCKIKKCSAAPAPATPPTPVQPVPGSAQFSQCGISKPIRTSRIFGGKKAYPGAHPWQASVQIRSKGSSSPFMHDCGGILLSSCWVLTAAHCVSQDNDYQVVLGGVNLDKQEEIDQTIPVIQTIVHENYREEPSALYNDIALLKLKVTDSPYCAKETRFVKAACLPDGAFPNGKECVISGWGATENSSYTSQLLNARVFLISDERCKTPEVYGKVLDSSMFCAGTLQGGVDSCQGDSGGPLVCEKNGTHYITGVVSWGVGCAKKNKPGVYANVNQFTNWIKSKITDLH from the exons ATGTGTCAAAAAA CGAGAAATGTTTGCGAGAACATCAGATGTGGTCGTGGTGACTGTGTGGTCAATCTAAAGAAACCTCCTTTTTACGAGTGCAAGTGCAATCCTCCCTACCAAGGCCCCGACTGCAAGACAC TGTCTGTCTGTGAACCCAATCCTTGCCAGAATGGAGGCTCGTGCACCAAAGCGAACCGCCGCTTACGCTGCCATTGTCCAAGTGGATTTCTTGGAAAGTTCTGTGAAATTG cTCCTTCTGACTGCTATGAAGGAAATGGAGAGACATATAGGGGCGTCGCCAGTATTACAGTGGATGGGCAGGAGTGTCTGAACTGGCATTCCAATTTCATTTTGTCACAGGGGGACGATCCTTTCACCACATACCCAGACTTTACTGGATTGGAATATAACAACCACTGCAG gAACCCGGATGGGGATGAAATGCCTTGGTGTTACATTAAAAAGAATCGCAGACTAGAATGGGAATACTGCAAAATCAAGAAATGCTCTGCag CCCCAGCCCCAGCCACTCCACCAACACCAGTTCAACCAGTACCAGGCTCTGCCCAGTTCTCCCAGTGTGGGATATCCAAGCCTATTCGCACCAGCAggatttttggggggaaaaaggcATACCCAGGTGCCCACCCGTGGCAGGCGTCCGTGCAGATCAGATCCAAAGGATCCTCCTCTCCATTTATGCACGACTGTGGTGGGATCCTCCTGTCTTCTTGCTGGGTCCTCACTGCTGCCCACTGCGT TTCACAGGATAATGATTACCAAGTGGTGCTAGGAGGAGTGAACTTAGACAAACAGGAGGAGATTGACCAGACCATCCCTGTAATACAAACAATTGTCCATGAGAACTACAGGGAAGAACCCAGTGCTCTTTACAACGACATTG CTCTGCTTAAACTCAAAGTTACGGACAGCCCTTACTGCGCCAAGGAAACCCGTTTTGTGAAGGCAGCGTGTCTACCGGATGGGGCCTTCCCAAATGGAAAGGAGTGTGTGATCTCTGGATGGGGAGCCACTGAAAACT CGAGTTACACCAGCCAGCTGTTGAATGCTCGTGTTTTCCTGATCTCTGACGAGCGATGCAAAACTCCTGAAGTCTACGGAAAGGTACTGGACAGCAGCATGTTCTGTGCGGGGACTTTGCAGGGAGGCGTCGACTCCTGTCAG GGCGACTCAGGTGGGCCCTTGGTGTGTGAGAAAAATGGCACACACTACATCACCGGGGTGGTGAGCTGGGGTGTTGGCTGCGCTAAGAAGAACAAGCCTGGTGTCTATGCCAACGTCAACCAATTTACCAACTGGATCAAAAGCAAAATTACTGACCTACATTAG